The genome window GGCGAGAAGGTGAAGGCGCCGTTGACCCAGCGCTTCACACCGACCTCCTGCAGGCAGGGGTAACGGTTGAAGCCCATCTCCAGTTCTTTTTCGATCCGGTCGAAGTCCTCCTGGATCAGTTCGAACCCGTAATCCCAGGGCGCTCCATCCATGTTCCAGTGCTTGTGGTGGACCTCATAGATGCCCAGCAGCACGCCCTTCTGGTCCTGGCGCAGATAGGTGAAGCCCTCAAGGTCGACCGTCATCGGCACTTCGAAATCCAGCGCCGCGACTTCCGGAATGTCATCCGTGACCAGATAGTGGTGTTCCAGCGGCGACAGAGGCAGGTCCAGCCCGACCATGCGCCCAACCTGTTTCGCCCACAGGCCGCCGGCATTGACGACATGTTCGGCGTGAATGGTGCCTTTCTCGGTCACGACGTCCCAACTGCCGTCCGGGCGCTGGATCAGTTCCTCGACCTTGTTGTGTTCAATGACTTCCGCGCCGCGCAGCTTGGCCGCCTTGGCATAGGCGTGGACGGTGCCGGTCGTGTCGATATAGCCCTCACGGTCCGCCCACAGGCCGCCGATCACGCCTGTAATGTCCATGATCGGGCACTTTTCCTTCACCTCCTCCGGCGTCATCAGGTAGCAGTCTTCGATGCCGATGGTCTGGAAGATGCGATAGGCGGATTGCAGCCACTCCCAACGGTTCGGATCGGCCGCGACGGTGATTCCGCCGGTCATATGCAGGCCGATATCCTGTCCGGATTCCTTTTCGATCTCCGAAAGAAGGTCGATCGTATACGCCTGAAGCGCTGCCATGTTCGGATCTGCGTTCAGCGCATGGATGCCGCCGGCCGCATGCCAAGAGGACCCCGCCGTCAGCACCGATCGTTCGACAAGTGCGACATCGGTCCAGCCGAACTTCGCCAAATGGTACAGAACGGATGCTCCAACGACCCCGCCGCCGACGACCACCACGCGATAGGATGACTTCATTCCCGAACTCCCTGACCCTGCATTCACTATTTGCGCTACGCTAACGCTTCGGGCGAGGGGGGGAGGTTTGGAACACGACTACGGACTGTCTGTTTCGCGACATTTTTCCACTGCATCTGCAACATGCGCAGAGGCAGCCGTCAGCCGAAGGGAAGGCGGTCCCGTCGGTCTCATCAAACGCGGCAGGCAGGTCCTGCTGCGCGGTGCGGTGTTGAGGGCATCCAGATCGAAATGTCCGGGATGGCCGGCTTAGGCAATCGAGTTCGATGCCTCCCGGACATCCTTGACGGCCGTATCGATCGTCTTCGTGGCATCGGCGATATCCTTCATGCCGGAACTGATCGAATCGACACCCTGGAATGCCATCTGCATCGTCGACGACATCTCCTGGGTTACCGCCGTCTGCTCCTGCACGGCACTGGCAATTCCGGAGGAAATCTCACTGATTTCCTGAATGATCTTCGCGATGTCCTGAATCGCACGGACGGCATTCTGGGTTGATCCCTGAATCTGGGAGATCTGGGCCCCGATCTCATCGGTTGCCCGTGCGGTCTGACTCGCCAGGCTTTTGACTTCGCCGGCGACCACCGCGAATCCCTTGCCGGCATCGCCGGCGCGGGCGGCCTCAATTGTCGCGTTCAGGGCCAGCAAATTGGTCTGCTCCGCGATATCCGTGATCAGCGACAGGACGTCACCGATCTTTTCTGCTTCGGACATCAGGCCCTCGACGATTCCGTTGGTTTGCTGCGCCCGCTGAACCGCCGAGGCCGAGATGGTCGTGGCATTGGCGAGCTGGCCGCTGATTTCATTGATCGAAGACGCCAGTTCTTCCGCTCCGGCGGCGACGGATTGCACGTTGCTGGAGGTCTGGGTGGAGGCATTGGTGGCGTTGGCCGTCTGATCCGCCACGTTGGAGATGCGCCGGGCGATGGTGGACAGGTTGTCGTCGATCGACTTCTGGATTTCGGCGCGGTGCAGGCGCCGTTTGACCTGATCGGAGCGGTCGGTTGCGTATTTCACGACCTTGAGTACGGCGCCGGTATCGTCCGTGATCGGGTTGTAGGTTGCCTGAATCCAGACTTCCCGTCCGCCCTTGCCGAAGCGCTTGTACTCCGCCGCCTGGAACTTTCCGCGGGCCAGCGCTTCCCAGAATTCCTTGTACTCGGCGCTTTTCGCGTATTCCGGTTCGACGAACATGGAATGATGGCGTCCCTTGATCTCCTCCAGCGTGTATCCCATCGCACCCAGAAAATTCGGGTTCGCGGTCAGGATCGTGCCGTCCGGTTTGAATTCAATGACCGCCTGGGATTTGCCGATCGCCTCGATCTGGCCGCGATAATCCATGTTGCGGAGCTTCTGTTCGGTGATGTCGGTCGCGAATTTCACGACCTTGTAGGGTTTGCCGTTGCGTCCGAAAATCGGATTGTAGCTGGCCTGAATCCAGACCGTTCTGCCGCCCTTTGCAAATCGCTTGAACTCGGCGGATTGGAATTTCCCGCTGCGCAGGTGCGCCCAGAACTCCTTGTATTCCGCGCTGTCGCGGTGGTCGGGGCTGACGAACATCGAATGATGCTTCCCCCTTACCTCCTCCAGGGAATAGCCCATCGCGCCGAGAAAAAGGTCGTTGGCGTGCAGGATTTTTCCGGACAGATCGAATTCGATGATTGCTTGCGATCTTTGGAGCGCGTCAATCAGGGCCTTGGTTTCCCGGCCGCTGAAAAAATTCAAAGCCATCTGTCGTCCCTCGCGATAAAGCTGTATTTGATCGCGGGCATCATCGTTCGGGACAGGTTAACTTAAGGTTAATCTAATGTGAGTTCGTCTACAATTGGTTGATATTCTGTTGTCGACCGATGGTATCGACACCTCCGCAAACCAATGCCAGACGGCGGTTTGCATCACTGCAGTTCGACTTCGATCAGCCTCGGCCCAGGCGTTGCGAATCCGTGCTCAATGGCCTTGATCAGTTCGGCGACCGTCGTGACCCGGACCCCGTCGACGCCGAATCCCTGCGCAATCTGCAGCCAATCCATCGCCGGATTGTCGAGGCTGAGCATGCTCATCGCCTTGGGGCCACCATTGGCACCGACATTGGCCAGTTCGCCTTTCAGGATCGCATAGGATCGGTTTGAGAATATGAGTGTGACAACATCCAACTGTTCGCGCGCCTGGGTCCAGAGCGACTGAACGGTATAGAGGGCGCTGCCGTCGGCCTGCAGGCCCAGTACTTTGCGGTCCGGACACGCAATCGCGGCGCCGGTTGCCATGGGGATGCCGATGCCGATGGCCCCGCCGGTAATCTGCAGCCAGGAATGAGGTGCCGAACCATGGGTCGAGGCAAAGAAGTTGCGGCCGGTCGTGATCGATTCATCACAGACGATGCACCCCTCCGGAATCAGGTGCCCGATGCAGGCACCGATGGCTTCCGGGGTGATCGGCCCGTCCGTCGGCAGGGCCGGCTTTTCCGGTGTTGGCAGAGGAACCGACGTCGGGGCGCCCATGGCGTCCGCC of Alphaproteobacteria bacterium contains these proteins:
- a CDS encoding PAS domain-containing methyl-accepting chemotaxis protein — encoded protein: MALNFFSGRETKALIDALQRSQAIIEFDLSGKILHANDLFLGAMGYSLEEVRGKHHSMFVSPDHRDSAEYKEFWAHLRSGKFQSAEFKRFAKGGRTVWIQASYNPIFGRNGKPYKVVKFATDITEQKLRNMDYRGQIEAIGKSQAVIEFKPDGTILTANPNFLGAMGYTLEEIKGRHHSMFVEPEYAKSAEYKEFWEALARGKFQAAEYKRFGKGGREVWIQATYNPITDDTGAVLKVVKYATDRSDQVKRRLHRAEIQKSIDDNLSTIARRISNVADQTANATNASTQTSSNVQSVAAGAEELASSINEISGQLANATTISASAVQRAQQTNGIVEGLMSEAEKIGDVLSLITDIAEQTNLLALNATIEAARAGDAGKGFAVVAGEVKSLASQTARATDEIGAQISQIQGSTQNAVRAIQDIAKIIQEISEISSGIASAVQEQTAVTQEMSSTMQMAFQGVDSISSGMKDIADATKTIDTAVKDVREASNSIA